A genomic window from Equus asinus isolate D_3611 breed Donkey chromosome 25, EquAss-T2T_v2, whole genome shotgun sequence includes:
- the SOX13 gene encoding transcription factor SOX-13 isoform X2 translates to MLRMSMRSPGSAHLALDGVGTMVNCTVKSEGKKEPCQEAPQGLATAAEPHPGDPAQAPQDGADPQAPAQDCSSPESNGSPEPKRPGGSEAASGSQEKLDFNRNLKEVVPAIEKLLSSDWKEKFLGRSSVETKDVKGTQESLAEKELQLLVMIHQLSTLRDQLLTAHSEQKNMAAMLFEKQQQQMELARQQQEQIAKQQQQLIQQQHKINLLQQQIQINMPYVMIPAFPPSHQPLPVSPDSQLALPIQPIPCKPVEYPLQLLHSPPAQVVKRPGTMAAHHPLQEPSQPLNLTAKPKAPELPNTSSSPSLKMSNCGPPSHGAPTRDLQSSPPSLPLGFLGEGDAVTKAIQDARQLLHSHSGALESSPSTPFRKDLISLDTSPAKERLEESCVHPLEEAMLGCDVDGSRHFPESRNSSHIKRPMNAFMVWAKDERRKILQAFPDMHNSSISKILGSRWKSMTNQEKQPYYEEQARLSRQHLEKYPDYKYKPRPKRTCIVEGKRLRVGEYKALMRTRRQDARQSYAPLPQSGQVHGSSSDAVYPRVAGMPLAQPLVEHYMPRSLDPNMPVIVNTCSLREEAEGTEDRHSAADGEMFRYSEEEDSEGEEKSDGELVVLTD, encoded by the exons ATGCTCAG AATGTCCATGAGGAGCCCCGGCTCTGCGCACCTGGCCCTGGATGGCGTTGGCACCATGGTGAATTGTACTGTCAAGtcagaggggaagaaggagccCTGCCAGGAGGCCCCCCAGGGCTTGGCCACTGCAGCTGAACCCCACCCTGGAGACCCAGCCCAGGCCCCCCAGGATGGTGCTGACCCCCAAGCTCCAGCCCAG GACTGCAGCTCCCCGGAGAGCAATGGGTCCCCAGAACCCAAGAGGCCAGGAGGCTCTGAGGCTGCTTCTGGAAGCCAGGAGAAGCTGGACTTCAACCGAAATTTAAAAGAAG TTGTACCAGCCATCGAGAAGCTGCTCTCCAGTGACTGGAAGGAGAAGTTTCTGGGAAGGAGCTCTGTGGAAACCAAAGATGTCAAAG GGACCCAGGAGAGCCTGGCAGAGAAGGAGCTGCAGCTTCTGGTCATGATCCACCAACTGTCCACCCTGCGGGACCAGCTCCTGACGGCCCACTCAGAGCAGAAGAACATGGCCGCCATGCTTTtcgagaagcagcagcagcagatggaGCTGGcccggcagcagcaggagcag ATCGCTAAGCAGCAGCAACAGCTAATTCAGCAGCAGCATAAGATCAACCTCCTGCAGCAGCAGATCCAG ATCAACATGCCTTATGTCATGATCCCGGCCTTCCCCCCGAGCCACCAACCTCTGCCTGTCAGCCCTGACTCGCAGCTGGCTTTGCCCATTCAGCCCATCCCCTGCAAACCAG TGGAGTATCCGCTGCAGCTGCTGCACAGCCCCCCCGCCCAGGTGGTGAAGAGGCCTGGGACCATGGCCGCCCACCACCCACTGCAG GAGCCCTCCCAGCCCCTGAACCTCACAGCCAAGCCCAAGGCCCCCGAGCTGCCCAACACCTCCAGCTCCCCGAGCCTGAAAATGAGCAACTGTGGACCCCCCAGCCATGGGGCCCCCACACGGGACCTGCAGTCCAGCCCCCCAAGTCTGCCTCTGG GCTTTCTTGGTGAAGGGGATGCTGTCACCAAAGCCATCCAGGATGCTCGACAGCTGCTGCACAGCCACAGCGGGGCCTTAGAGAGCTCTCCTAGCACCCCTTTCCGCAAG GACCTCATCAGCCTGGACACGTCCCCAGCCAAGGAACGGCTTGAGGAGAGCTGTGTGCATCCTCTGGAGGAAGCCATGCTGGGCTGCGATGTGGACG gctCCCGCCACTTCCCAGAGTCCCGGAACAGCAGCCACATCAAGAGGCCCATGAATGCCTTTATGGTGTGGGCCAAGGACGAGCGGAGGAAGATCCTGCAGGCCTTCCCGGACATGCACAACTCCAGCATCAGCAAGATCCTTG GCTCCCGCTGGAAGTCCATGACCAACCAGGAGAAGCAGCCCTACTACGAGGAGCAGGCACGTCTGAGCCGGCAGCACCTGGAGAAGTACCCCGACTACAAGTACAAGCCGCGGCCCAAGCGCACCTGCATCGTGGAGGGCAAGAGGCTGCGGGTGGGCGAGTACAAGGCCTTGATGCGGACCCGGCGCCAGGATGCCCGCCAGAGCTACGCGCCCCT CCCGCAGTCTGGCCAGGTGCACGGGAGCTCCTCAGATGCCGTGTACCCTCGGGTAGCAGGCATGCCGCTGGCACAGCCCCTGGTGGAGCACTATATGCCCCGGAGCCTGGACCCAAACATGCCTGTCATCGTCAACACCTGCAGCCtcagggaggaggctgagggcacGGAGGACAGGCACTCCGCAGCCGATGGTGAGATGTTCCGGTACAGCGAGGAGGAGGACTCGGAGGGCGAAGAGAAGAGCGACGGCGAGTTGGTGGTGCTCACAGACTGA
- the SOX13 gene encoding transcription factor SOX-13 isoform X1, with amino-acid sequence MLRMSMRSPGSAHLALDGVGTMVNCTVKSEGKKEPCQEAPQGLATAAEPHPGDPAQAPQDGADPQAPAQDCSSPESNGSPEPKRPGGSEAASGSQEKLDFNRNLKEVVPAIEKLLSSDWKEKFLGRSSVETKDVKGTQESLAEKELQLLVMIHQLSTLRDQLLTAHSEQKNMAAMLFEKQQQQMELARQQQEQIAKQQQQLIQQQHKINLLQQQIQQINMPYVMIPAFPPSHQPLPVSPDSQLALPIQPIPCKPVEYPLQLLHSPPAQVVKRPGTMAAHHPLQEPSQPLNLTAKPKAPELPNTSSSPSLKMSNCGPPSHGAPTRDLQSSPPSLPLGFLGEGDAVTKAIQDARQLLHSHSGALESSPSTPFRKDLISLDTSPAKERLEESCVHPLEEAMLGCDVDGSRHFPESRNSSHIKRPMNAFMVWAKDERRKILQAFPDMHNSSISKILGSRWKSMTNQEKQPYYEEQARLSRQHLEKYPDYKYKPRPKRTCIVEGKRLRVGEYKALMRTRRQDARQSYAPLPQSGQVHGSSSDAVYPRVAGMPLAQPLVEHYMPRSLDPNMPVIVNTCSLREEAEGTEDRHSAADGEMFRYSEEEDSEGEEKSDGELVVLTD; translated from the exons ATGCTCAG AATGTCCATGAGGAGCCCCGGCTCTGCGCACCTGGCCCTGGATGGCGTTGGCACCATGGTGAATTGTACTGTCAAGtcagaggggaagaaggagccCTGCCAGGAGGCCCCCCAGGGCTTGGCCACTGCAGCTGAACCCCACCCTGGAGACCCAGCCCAGGCCCCCCAGGATGGTGCTGACCCCCAAGCTCCAGCCCAG GACTGCAGCTCCCCGGAGAGCAATGGGTCCCCAGAACCCAAGAGGCCAGGAGGCTCTGAGGCTGCTTCTGGAAGCCAGGAGAAGCTGGACTTCAACCGAAATTTAAAAGAAG TTGTACCAGCCATCGAGAAGCTGCTCTCCAGTGACTGGAAGGAGAAGTTTCTGGGAAGGAGCTCTGTGGAAACCAAAGATGTCAAAG GGACCCAGGAGAGCCTGGCAGAGAAGGAGCTGCAGCTTCTGGTCATGATCCACCAACTGTCCACCCTGCGGGACCAGCTCCTGACGGCCCACTCAGAGCAGAAGAACATGGCCGCCATGCTTTtcgagaagcagcagcagcagatggaGCTGGcccggcagcagcaggagcag ATCGCTAAGCAGCAGCAACAGCTAATTCAGCAGCAGCATAAGATCAACCTCCTGCAGCAGCAGATCCAG CAGATCAACATGCCTTATGTCATGATCCCGGCCTTCCCCCCGAGCCACCAACCTCTGCCTGTCAGCCCTGACTCGCAGCTGGCTTTGCCCATTCAGCCCATCCCCTGCAAACCAG TGGAGTATCCGCTGCAGCTGCTGCACAGCCCCCCCGCCCAGGTGGTGAAGAGGCCTGGGACCATGGCCGCCCACCACCCACTGCAG GAGCCCTCCCAGCCCCTGAACCTCACAGCCAAGCCCAAGGCCCCCGAGCTGCCCAACACCTCCAGCTCCCCGAGCCTGAAAATGAGCAACTGTGGACCCCCCAGCCATGGGGCCCCCACACGGGACCTGCAGTCCAGCCCCCCAAGTCTGCCTCTGG GCTTTCTTGGTGAAGGGGATGCTGTCACCAAAGCCATCCAGGATGCTCGACAGCTGCTGCACAGCCACAGCGGGGCCTTAGAGAGCTCTCCTAGCACCCCTTTCCGCAAG GACCTCATCAGCCTGGACACGTCCCCAGCCAAGGAACGGCTTGAGGAGAGCTGTGTGCATCCTCTGGAGGAAGCCATGCTGGGCTGCGATGTGGACG gctCCCGCCACTTCCCAGAGTCCCGGAACAGCAGCCACATCAAGAGGCCCATGAATGCCTTTATGGTGTGGGCCAAGGACGAGCGGAGGAAGATCCTGCAGGCCTTCCCGGACATGCACAACTCCAGCATCAGCAAGATCCTTG GCTCCCGCTGGAAGTCCATGACCAACCAGGAGAAGCAGCCCTACTACGAGGAGCAGGCACGTCTGAGCCGGCAGCACCTGGAGAAGTACCCCGACTACAAGTACAAGCCGCGGCCCAAGCGCACCTGCATCGTGGAGGGCAAGAGGCTGCGGGTGGGCGAGTACAAGGCCTTGATGCGGACCCGGCGCCAGGATGCCCGCCAGAGCTACGCGCCCCT CCCGCAGTCTGGCCAGGTGCACGGGAGCTCCTCAGATGCCGTGTACCCTCGGGTAGCAGGCATGCCGCTGGCACAGCCCCTGGTGGAGCACTATATGCCCCGGAGCCTGGACCCAAACATGCCTGTCATCGTCAACACCTGCAGCCtcagggaggaggctgagggcacGGAGGACAGGCACTCCGCAGCCGATGGTGAGATGTTCCGGTACAGCGAGGAGGAGGACTCGGAGGGCGAAGAGAAGAGCGACGGCGAGTTGGTGGTGCTCACAGACTGA
- the SOX13 gene encoding transcription factor SOX-13 isoform X3 yields the protein MSMRSPGSAHLALDGVGTMVNCTVKSEGKKEPCQEAPQGLATAAEPHPGDPAQAPQDGADPQAPAQDCSSPESNGSPEPKRPGGSEAASGSQEKLDFNRNLKEVVPAIEKLLSSDWKEKFLGRSSVETKDVKGTQESLAEKELQLLVMIHQLSTLRDQLLTAHSEQKNMAAMLFEKQQQQMELARQQQEQIAKQQQQLIQQQHKINLLQQQIQQINMPYVMIPAFPPSHQPLPVSPDSQLALPIQPIPCKPVEYPLQLLHSPPAQVVKRPGTMAAHHPLQEPSQPLNLTAKPKAPELPNTSSSPSLKMSNCGPPSHGAPTRDLQSSPPSLPLGFLGEGDAVTKAIQDARQLLHSHSGALESSPSTPFRKDLISLDTSPAKERLEESCVHPLEEAMLGCDVDGSRHFPESRNSSHIKRPMNAFMVWAKDERRKILQAFPDMHNSSISKILGSRWKSMTNQEKQPYYEEQARLSRQHLEKYPDYKYKPRPKRTCIVEGKRLRVGEYKALMRTRRQDARQSYAPLPQSGQVHGSSSDAVYPRVAGMPLAQPLVEHYMPRSLDPNMPVIVNTCSLREEAEGTEDRHSAADGEMFRYSEEEDSEGEEKSDGELVVLTD from the exons ATGTCCATGAGGAGCCCCGGCTCTGCGCACCTGGCCCTGGATGGCGTTGGCACCATGGTGAATTGTACTGTCAAGtcagaggggaagaaggagccCTGCCAGGAGGCCCCCCAGGGCTTGGCCACTGCAGCTGAACCCCACCCTGGAGACCCAGCCCAGGCCCCCCAGGATGGTGCTGACCCCCAAGCTCCAGCCCAG GACTGCAGCTCCCCGGAGAGCAATGGGTCCCCAGAACCCAAGAGGCCAGGAGGCTCTGAGGCTGCTTCTGGAAGCCAGGAGAAGCTGGACTTCAACCGAAATTTAAAAGAAG TTGTACCAGCCATCGAGAAGCTGCTCTCCAGTGACTGGAAGGAGAAGTTTCTGGGAAGGAGCTCTGTGGAAACCAAAGATGTCAAAG GGACCCAGGAGAGCCTGGCAGAGAAGGAGCTGCAGCTTCTGGTCATGATCCACCAACTGTCCACCCTGCGGGACCAGCTCCTGACGGCCCACTCAGAGCAGAAGAACATGGCCGCCATGCTTTtcgagaagcagcagcagcagatggaGCTGGcccggcagcagcaggagcag ATCGCTAAGCAGCAGCAACAGCTAATTCAGCAGCAGCATAAGATCAACCTCCTGCAGCAGCAGATCCAG CAGATCAACATGCCTTATGTCATGATCCCGGCCTTCCCCCCGAGCCACCAACCTCTGCCTGTCAGCCCTGACTCGCAGCTGGCTTTGCCCATTCAGCCCATCCCCTGCAAACCAG TGGAGTATCCGCTGCAGCTGCTGCACAGCCCCCCCGCCCAGGTGGTGAAGAGGCCTGGGACCATGGCCGCCCACCACCCACTGCAG GAGCCCTCCCAGCCCCTGAACCTCACAGCCAAGCCCAAGGCCCCCGAGCTGCCCAACACCTCCAGCTCCCCGAGCCTGAAAATGAGCAACTGTGGACCCCCCAGCCATGGGGCCCCCACACGGGACCTGCAGTCCAGCCCCCCAAGTCTGCCTCTGG GCTTTCTTGGTGAAGGGGATGCTGTCACCAAAGCCATCCAGGATGCTCGACAGCTGCTGCACAGCCACAGCGGGGCCTTAGAGAGCTCTCCTAGCACCCCTTTCCGCAAG GACCTCATCAGCCTGGACACGTCCCCAGCCAAGGAACGGCTTGAGGAGAGCTGTGTGCATCCTCTGGAGGAAGCCATGCTGGGCTGCGATGTGGACG gctCCCGCCACTTCCCAGAGTCCCGGAACAGCAGCCACATCAAGAGGCCCATGAATGCCTTTATGGTGTGGGCCAAGGACGAGCGGAGGAAGATCCTGCAGGCCTTCCCGGACATGCACAACTCCAGCATCAGCAAGATCCTTG GCTCCCGCTGGAAGTCCATGACCAACCAGGAGAAGCAGCCCTACTACGAGGAGCAGGCACGTCTGAGCCGGCAGCACCTGGAGAAGTACCCCGACTACAAGTACAAGCCGCGGCCCAAGCGCACCTGCATCGTGGAGGGCAAGAGGCTGCGGGTGGGCGAGTACAAGGCCTTGATGCGGACCCGGCGCCAGGATGCCCGCCAGAGCTACGCGCCCCT CCCGCAGTCTGGCCAGGTGCACGGGAGCTCCTCAGATGCCGTGTACCCTCGGGTAGCAGGCATGCCGCTGGCACAGCCCCTGGTGGAGCACTATATGCCCCGGAGCCTGGACCCAAACATGCCTGTCATCGTCAACACCTGCAGCCtcagggaggaggctgagggcacGGAGGACAGGCACTCCGCAGCCGATGGTGAGATGTTCCGGTACAGCGAGGAGGAGGACTCGGAGGGCGAAGAGAAGAGCGACGGCGAGTTGGTGGTGCTCACAGACTGA
- the SOX13 gene encoding transcription factor SOX-13 isoform X4 translates to MSMRSPGSAHLALDGVGTMVNCTVKSEGKKEPCQEAPQGLATAAEPHPGDPAQAPQDGADPQAPAQDCSSPESNGSPEPKRPGGSEAASGSQEKLDFNRNLKEVVPAIEKLLSSDWKEKFLGRSSVETKDVKGTQESLAEKELQLLVMIHQLSTLRDQLLTAHSEQKNMAAMLFEKQQQQMELARQQQEQIAKQQQQLIQQQHKINLLQQQIQINMPYVMIPAFPPSHQPLPVSPDSQLALPIQPIPCKPVEYPLQLLHSPPAQVVKRPGTMAAHHPLQEPSQPLNLTAKPKAPELPNTSSSPSLKMSNCGPPSHGAPTRDLQSSPPSLPLGFLGEGDAVTKAIQDARQLLHSHSGALESSPSTPFRKDLISLDTSPAKERLEESCVHPLEEAMLGCDVDGSRHFPESRNSSHIKRPMNAFMVWAKDERRKILQAFPDMHNSSISKILGSRWKSMTNQEKQPYYEEQARLSRQHLEKYPDYKYKPRPKRTCIVEGKRLRVGEYKALMRTRRQDARQSYAPLPQSGQVHGSSSDAVYPRVAGMPLAQPLVEHYMPRSLDPNMPVIVNTCSLREEAEGTEDRHSAADGEMFRYSEEEDSEGEEKSDGELVVLTD, encoded by the exons ATGTCCATGAGGAGCCCCGGCTCTGCGCACCTGGCCCTGGATGGCGTTGGCACCATGGTGAATTGTACTGTCAAGtcagaggggaagaaggagccCTGCCAGGAGGCCCCCCAGGGCTTGGCCACTGCAGCTGAACCCCACCCTGGAGACCCAGCCCAGGCCCCCCAGGATGGTGCTGACCCCCAAGCTCCAGCCCAG GACTGCAGCTCCCCGGAGAGCAATGGGTCCCCAGAACCCAAGAGGCCAGGAGGCTCTGAGGCTGCTTCTGGAAGCCAGGAGAAGCTGGACTTCAACCGAAATTTAAAAGAAG TTGTACCAGCCATCGAGAAGCTGCTCTCCAGTGACTGGAAGGAGAAGTTTCTGGGAAGGAGCTCTGTGGAAACCAAAGATGTCAAAG GGACCCAGGAGAGCCTGGCAGAGAAGGAGCTGCAGCTTCTGGTCATGATCCACCAACTGTCCACCCTGCGGGACCAGCTCCTGACGGCCCACTCAGAGCAGAAGAACATGGCCGCCATGCTTTtcgagaagcagcagcagcagatggaGCTGGcccggcagcagcaggagcag ATCGCTAAGCAGCAGCAACAGCTAATTCAGCAGCAGCATAAGATCAACCTCCTGCAGCAGCAGATCCAG ATCAACATGCCTTATGTCATGATCCCGGCCTTCCCCCCGAGCCACCAACCTCTGCCTGTCAGCCCTGACTCGCAGCTGGCTTTGCCCATTCAGCCCATCCCCTGCAAACCAG TGGAGTATCCGCTGCAGCTGCTGCACAGCCCCCCCGCCCAGGTGGTGAAGAGGCCTGGGACCATGGCCGCCCACCACCCACTGCAG GAGCCCTCCCAGCCCCTGAACCTCACAGCCAAGCCCAAGGCCCCCGAGCTGCCCAACACCTCCAGCTCCCCGAGCCTGAAAATGAGCAACTGTGGACCCCCCAGCCATGGGGCCCCCACACGGGACCTGCAGTCCAGCCCCCCAAGTCTGCCTCTGG GCTTTCTTGGTGAAGGGGATGCTGTCACCAAAGCCATCCAGGATGCTCGACAGCTGCTGCACAGCCACAGCGGGGCCTTAGAGAGCTCTCCTAGCACCCCTTTCCGCAAG GACCTCATCAGCCTGGACACGTCCCCAGCCAAGGAACGGCTTGAGGAGAGCTGTGTGCATCCTCTGGAGGAAGCCATGCTGGGCTGCGATGTGGACG gctCCCGCCACTTCCCAGAGTCCCGGAACAGCAGCCACATCAAGAGGCCCATGAATGCCTTTATGGTGTGGGCCAAGGACGAGCGGAGGAAGATCCTGCAGGCCTTCCCGGACATGCACAACTCCAGCATCAGCAAGATCCTTG GCTCCCGCTGGAAGTCCATGACCAACCAGGAGAAGCAGCCCTACTACGAGGAGCAGGCACGTCTGAGCCGGCAGCACCTGGAGAAGTACCCCGACTACAAGTACAAGCCGCGGCCCAAGCGCACCTGCATCGTGGAGGGCAAGAGGCTGCGGGTGGGCGAGTACAAGGCCTTGATGCGGACCCGGCGCCAGGATGCCCGCCAGAGCTACGCGCCCCT CCCGCAGTCTGGCCAGGTGCACGGGAGCTCCTCAGATGCCGTGTACCCTCGGGTAGCAGGCATGCCGCTGGCACAGCCCCTGGTGGAGCACTATATGCCCCGGAGCCTGGACCCAAACATGCCTGTCATCGTCAACACCTGCAGCCtcagggaggaggctgagggcacGGAGGACAGGCACTCCGCAGCCGATGGTGAGATGTTCCGGTACAGCGAGGAGGAGGACTCGGAGGGCGAAGAGAAGAGCGACGGCGAGTTGGTGGTGCTCACAGACTGA